TAGTCTGCGGAAGAAGCCACCATTCCCTCACTGGAGTGAACGCGATGCAGCCGTCCGGCCCGACCCACACCCGCGCGCGCCCGCACGACGCGGCGACCGCTTCCGCGCCGCTCGCCCCCGTCACCGACCTCGCGTGGGACGCCGACCGCGCGCGCGCCCTCGGCGCCGAGGTGGTCGCCTTGTGGGCCGAGCTGCTCGAACGACTGCCGGCGATGCCGGTCGCCGGACGCGCGAGCGTCGCCGACGTGCGCGCCGCCGTGGTGCGCGCGGTGCCCGAGGAGCCGCTCGCGCCCGAGGAGCTCGTCGCCGCGCTGCGCACGATCGCGCTGGAGCATGCGACGTACACCGGACATCCCGGGTTCATGGCGTACATCACCGGCGCCGGCACCGTGCCCGGCGCGGCCGCGGACCTCATCGCCGCGGTGCTGAATCAGAACGTGGGCGCGTGGCGTCTCGCGCCCGCGGCGACGGAGATCGAGCTGCACCTCGGTCGCTGGTTCGCGAGCCGACTGGGTCTGCCGTCGACGGCGGGCGGCTACGTGACGTCGGGCGGCGCGATGGCGGCGTTCATCGGCCTCAAGGCGGCGCGCGACGCGCGGGCGGGCTGGCGCATCCGCGAGCTGGGGACGCGCGGCGGCCCGCCGCTCACGCTCTACGCGTCGTCGCAGGCGCACGACGTCAACACGCGCGCCGCCGACATGCTCGGTCTCGGCCGCGAGGCGGTGCGCGTGGTGCCGTGCGACGGCGAGCTGCGCATGCGCGTCGATGCGCTGCGGGCGTGCGTCGCGCGCGACGTGCGCAACGGCTACCAGCCGGTCGCCGTGGTCGCCACCGCGGGCACGGTGTCCACCGGCGCGATCGATCCGCTCGATGCGATCGCCGACGTGTGCGCCGAGCATCGGCTGTGGATGCACGTCGACGGCGCGTACGGCGGCGCCGCCGCGCTCACCGACGCGCTGCGCCCGCGCTTCCGCGGCATCGAGCGCGCCGACTCGGTCGCGTTCGACCCGCACAAGTGGCTGTACACGCCGCACTCCGGCGGCGTGATCGTCGTGCGCGACATGCAGACGCTGGCCGACGCGTTCTCCATGGAGCCGAGCTACGTGTACGAGGACAAGGAGCTCACCGGGCGCGGCGTCGACCTGTACGGGCTCGGCCCGCAGTTCTCGCGCGGCT
The window above is part of the Gemmatirosa kalamazoonensis genome. Proteins encoded here:
- a CDS encoding pyridoxal phosphate-dependent decarboxylase family protein produces the protein MQPSGPTHTRARPHDAATASAPLAPVTDLAWDADRARALGAEVVALWAELLERLPAMPVAGRASVADVRAAVVRAVPEEPLAPEELVAALRTIALEHATYTGHPGFMAYITGAGTVPGAAADLIAAVLNQNVGAWRLAPAATEIELHLGRWFASRLGLPSTAGGYVTSGGAMAAFIGLKAARDARAGWRIRELGTRGGPPLTLYASSQAHDVNTRAADMLGLGREAVRVVPCDGELRMRVDALRACVARDVRNGYQPVAVVATAGTVSTGAIDPLDAIADVCAEHRLWMHVDGAYGGAAALTDALRPRFRGIERADSVAFDPHKWLYTPHSGGVIVVRDMQTLADAFSMEPSYVYEDKELTGRGVDLYGLGPQFSRGFQALKIWMSLLAHGWSAYERRIAHDVALARRLHDRVVASPVLEPVGPPPTLSIACFRYVPRELRDRRGEAQAEDYLNRLNARLMTELQLGGRVFPSNAVIDGRFALRACIVNFRTEAADIDALVDQAVATGEALHRTERASLGTA